A genomic window from Cucumis melo cultivar AY chromosome 8, USDA_Cmelo_AY_1.0, whole genome shotgun sequence includes:
- the LOC103504446 gene encoding dof zinc finger protein DOF1.5 has protein sequence MAEVHSSNADGIKLFGTMIHLQTRKLKEEPEKGGPVAGGGEGDETEMKRPEKIIPCPRCKSMDTKFCYFNNYNVNQPRHFCKGCQRYWTAGGALRNVPIGAGRRRAKPPPNCRTLSGELSEDYGQYYDAASGIIHQLELDAVEGWHLTVAEQDFTKVFPFKRRKIIGQHGQTS, from the coding sequence ATGGCTGAGGTTCATAGTAGCAACGCCGATGGAATTAAACTTTTTGGCACCATGATTCATTTACAAACACGAAAATTGAAGGAAGAACCGGAGAAAGGCGGACCGGTCGCCGGCGGTGGTGAAGGTGATGAAACAGAGATGAAGAGACCGGAAAAAATTATTCCATGTCCAAGATGTAAGAGTATGGACACCAAATTCTGTTACTTCAACAATTACAATGTTAATCAGCCCAGACATTTCTGCAAGGGTTGTCAAAGGTACTGGACGGCCGGTGGGGCGCTCCGGAACGTACCCATCGGAGCTGGTCGTCGTAGAGCCAAGCCGCCGCCTAATTGCCGGACCCTTTCCGGCGAGCTATCTGAGGATTATGGGCAGTATTACGATGCGGCTTCTGGGATTATTCATCAGCTTGAATTGGATGCGGTGGAGGGGTGGCATCTGACGGTGGCGGAACAGGATTTTACCAAAGTTTTTCCTTTCAAACGCCGGAAGATTATCGGTCAACACGGTCAAACGTcttaa
- the LOC103484449 gene encoding olee1-like protein isoform X3 has protein sequence MAKSCAIILVSALCFLSFLDIALSSKDRFFIEGKVYCDTCRIQFFTRVSKYLPGAKVKLVCREEANAGNETFTGEAVTDKNGVYKIEVDGDHEEEICEVSLLESADKECSGIPTDGYGHFARVSITGNNGITNPVRQANPLGFLRKDALPQCKEVLRELGFDEEGILV, from the exons atggcAAAATCGTGTGCTATCATTCTTGTTTCTGCCCTTTGCTTTCTGTCCTTCCTCGACATCGCCCTCTCCTCCAAGGATCGCTTCTTCATCGAGGGAAAGGTGTATTGCGACACTTGCCGAATCCAATTCTTCACTCGCGTCAGCAAATACTTGCCCG GGGCTAAGGTGAAATTGGTATGCCGGGAGGAGGCCAATGCCGGAAATGAGACATTCACCGGGGAGGCGGTGACGGACAAGAACGGAGTTTACAAGATAGAGGTTGACGGAGACCACGAGGAGGAGATTTGCGAAGTGTCGTTGTTGGAGAGTGCGGATAAGGAATGCAGTGGCATTCCTACGGATGGTTATGGACATTTTGCCAGAGTTAGCATTACTGGTAACAATGGTATTACTAATCCTGTTCGTCAAGCCAACCCACTTGGGTTTTTGAGGAAGGATGCTCTCCCACAATGCAAAGAGGTTCTTCGTGAGCTTGGCTTTGATGAAGAAGGCATTCTCGTTTAA
- the LOC103484449 gene encoding olee1-like protein isoform X2: MAKSCAIILVSALCFLSFLDIALSSKDRFFIEGKVYCDTCRIQFFTRVSKYLPGAKVKLVCREEANAGNETFTGEAVTDKNGVYKIEVDGDHEEEICEVSLLESADKECSGIPTDGYGHFARVSITGNNGITNPVRQANPLGFLRKDALPQCKEVLRELGFDEEGILV, translated from the exons atggCAAAATCATGCGCCATCATTCTTGTTTCTGCCCTTTGCTTTCTCTCCTTTCTTGACATCGCCCTCTCCTCCAAGGATCGTTTCTTCATCGAGGGAAAGGTCTATTGTGACACTTGCCGCATCCAGTTCTTCACCCGCGTCAGCAAATACTTGCCCG GGGCTAAGGTGAAATTGGTATGCCGGGAGGAGGCCAATGCCGGAAATGAGACATTCACCGGGGAGGCGGTGACGGACAAGAACGGAGTTTACAAGATAGAGGTTGACGGAGACCACGAGGAGGAGATTTGCGAAGTGTCGTTGTTGGAGAGTGCGGATAAGGAATGCAGTGGCATTCCTACGGATGGTTATGGACATTTTGCCAGAGTTAGCATTACTGGTAACAATGGTATTACTAATCCTGTTCGTCAAGCCAACCCACTTGGGTTTTTGAGGAAGGATGCTCTCCCACAATGCAAAGAGGTTCTTCGTGAGCTTGGCTTTGATGAAGAAGGCATTCTCGTTTAA
- the LOC103484449 gene encoding olee1-like protein isoform X1, producing MAKSCAIILVSALCFLSFLDIALSSKDRFFIEGKVYCDTCRIQFFTRVSKYLPGAKVKLVCREEANAGNETFTGEAVTDKNGVYKIEVDGDHEEEICEVSLLESGDKGCGEIPTDGYGHFARVSITGNNGIIDPVRQANPLGFKKKEALPQCKEVLRELGFDDAGILV from the exons atggcAAAATCGTGTGCTATCATTCTTGTTTCTGCCCTTTGCTTTCTGTCCTTCCTCGACATCGCCCTCTCCTCCAAGGATCGCTTCTTCATCGAGGGAAAGGTGTATTGCGACACTTGCCGAATCCAATTCTTCACTCGCGTCAGCAAATACTTGCCCG GGGCTAAGGTGAAGTTGGTATGTCGGGAGGAGGCGAATGCCGGAAACGAGACATTCACCGGGGAGGCGGTGACGGACAAGAACGGAGTTTACAAAATAGAGGTGGACGGAGACCATGAGGAGGAGATTTGCGAAGTGTCATTGTTGGAGAGTGGGGATAAGGGATGCGGTGAGATTCCTACGGATGGTTATGGACATTTTGCGAGAGTTAGCATTACTGGTAACAATGGTATTATCGATCCAGTTCGTCAAGCTAACCCACTTGGATTCAAGAAGAAGGAGGCTCTTCCACAGTGCAAAGAGGTTCTTCGGGAGCTTGGTTTTGATGATGCTGGCATTCTTGTTTAA